The Numida meleagris isolate 19003 breed g44 Domestic line chromosome 12, NumMel1.0, whole genome shotgun sequence genome includes a window with the following:
- the IRF1 gene encoding interferon regulatory factor 1 — MPVSRMRMRPWLEMQINSNQIPGLIWINKDKMIFQIPWKHAAKHGWDMEKDACLFRSWAIHTGRYKVGEKDPDPKTWKANFRCAMNSLPDIEEVKDKSINKGSSAVRVYRMLPPLTKDQKKERKSKSSREARNKSKRKLYEDMRTEESAERLTSTPLPDDHSSYTAHDYTGQEAEVENTSITLDLSSCEVSGSLTDWRMPMEIAMADSTNDLYQLQVSPLGSSSEEEDEMKSNIIKLLEPPPDWHTTSVEGKGFFTNEPGTQSMCSAFGYKEQDGEIDTSSGELEFRMLDQKSSLDFSWLDSVRPMPAISCSL; from the exons ATGCCTGTCTCAAGGATGCGCATGAGACCCTGGTTGGAAATGCAGATTAATTCCAATCAAATACCGGGGCTGATCTGGATCAACAAG GACAAGATGATATTTCAGATCCCATGGAAACACGCAGCTAAGCACGGCTGGGACATGGAGAAGGACGCGTGCCTCTTCCGGAGCTGGGCCATCCATACAG GAAGATATAAAGTAGGTGAGAAGGACCCTGACCCGAAAACCTGGAAGGCGAACTTCCGCTGTGCTATGAATTCACTGCCTGACATCGAAGAAGTGAAGGATAAAAGCATCAACAAAGGCTCCAGCGCTGTCCGAGTGTACAGGATGCTCCCTCCCCTGACAAAGGACCAGAAGAAGG aaaGGAAGTCAAAGTCTTCAAGAGAGGCAAGAAACAAGAGCAAGAGAAAG TTGTATGAGGATATGAGGACGGAGGAGTCAGCAGAACGACTAACCAGCACTCCTCTGCCCGATGACCACAGCAGCTACACCGCTCACGACTACACGGGGCAGGAAGCGGAGGTGGAGAACACGTCCATCACCTTAG ACCTCTCGTCCTGCGAGGTGAGCGGCTCCCTGACTGACTGGAGGATGCCGATGGAAATCGCCATGGCTGACAGCACCAACGACCTCTACCAGCTCCAGGTGTCCCCTCTAGGGTCATCCTCAGAAG aggaggatgaaatgaaatcaaacatTATAAAG CTGCTCGAACCCCCCCCGGATTGGCACACGACCAGCGTTGAGGGGAAGGGCTTCTTCACCAACGAGCCGGGCACGCAGAGCATGTGCAGTGCGTTCGGCTACAAGGAGCAGGACGGCGAGATCGACACGTCCTCAG GGGAGCTGGAGTTCCGCATGCTGGACCAGAAGAGCAGCCTGGACTTCTCCTGGCTGGACAGCGTCAGACCCATGCCAGccatctcctgcagcctgtAA